The Mytilus galloprovincialis chromosome 11, xbMytGall1.hap1.1, whole genome shotgun sequence genome contains the following window.
atgatgacgACATACTTTTTTCAATCAGTTAATTTGAGGTCTAGATCTGGCATGTCAGTATCTGCTAGAAGTCCTTTTGTTGAGCTATGTATCATTgtaattatgtttagttaatTTGACTtaggactcggacttcttttacaATGAGTTTTACTTTGCGTATTTCTGTGTTTTCCTTATTAACTAGAGGTatggaggagggttgagatctaaatgaaaaaaaaaaaaaaaaaaaaaaacatttgtaacaCCACTGCTTttttcctgtcccaagtcatgatcACTTTtgtccttttgtttttttttatgttttttaattttagttcatttatatattttttggtttagTATGATGATCagtatcactgaactaatatatccTTTTCTTAAGAGGCCAGCTAAAGCACGCCTCCAGTTCCCTGATATTTCCCGCTGTAGTGAAGACCTGTTCGTGGTCTCCAGCTTGTTTCTTATCTTTGGtcttgttgttgtctctttggtacattccccatttccattcttaattttatctaTCAAAAACAACGTACAATGTATGGTTACGTTTTTTTGTCGTTACTGTAACTTATACGTAAATGAATTGATTCAAAACAATTCATCAACGTTTCAGAGTTCATCACCAAGATATATGACTATTGGTATCATCTTGAATACCTCTAGAATCGAGCAAAGACACTTTGTATGAAATGTCGTTTGCTAAGGAAAAACGGTTATACAGTAACGTATCTGTTATGCGCAAAACAGTAACCAACAGTCTTGACCACGATATAATTTGCAGTTAGAACTATGATCAATAaatttggatttttaaaattatagCAGTATATACAAATCATACGAGCATAATCAAAAGTTGgtttctgtaaatttatttttcgaCGTATAATTTTGACGAATAGTcccaatttactgaaaatcagcTGGGAATGGTGACAGCGCGCCGTATGGAGCTGGATCTGGAAATGGAGGCGGACATATAattgatgaaaacaaaaacagaatATTAAGCTGGAGCTGGAAATGGCGGTTTTGCTGGAAATGTCTGTGTATAAGGCCCAAAAATGACAactgtaacacaattcaaacgagaaaacgaacggcctAATATATGTACATAAATGAGGTAGGGATGAAGGGCGAGAGTAAATAAAATCATTTGAGGGACTTCTATTACTAACTTTGTGTTACCTATTGTAATTGTTTTCAACAACTTCATTTAGCAAGGTAGCTGGGGTGTTTAAATGTTCGATGATAGATTAGTCGTAAACTTTTATTAAAGTCTTTTGACATTTTgggtattttattttgtttatatattggaAACTTTAGTTTTCTTTATTGAGGAAACATCTAACAATACAATTGGCTTAAAAGTATTAACACCTCTGAAAAAAAGACAAGTAATATAGTGTCACATGTGATATTTCCTATATAATACTATAAACACAAGGTAAACTCTTATAGCATTACATAATGTACAGCCTGTTTGccaacttccgaagcaaggttgtcTGCTCTCTAAACTTTATATCATGCTTTTACgtgtattttaaaaaaagggAAAGCGATCAGGAcggaaaatttcaaaatataattgtAGAGCTGTGTGACATGCACAcgtgtgaacctgataaaacaaATATGGTCTGTACGCACTACCCCGAGTAGCACTTACAATACTGAAAACGAAAAGAAGCAGAATATTAACTCTTTAACGGagaaataagatttaaaaataaaacatgtatgcACAATCCCAATATTATAACCGAATTATTAAATATGTTGAGTCTCATTATATCACCGCTGTGGTTAATTCAACTTGTTATTTGATTCATACTTATTagaacaataaacaaaatgtGAGACCCTGTCTTATATGGAAATAATAAGGTTTCAGTCTATATATATTAACTTTCTATCACTTGCAGTTTACTTATTTGCCaaattgcatttctttttttacagCAGAAATATCTTTACAAACAAGTCAGATTACTTCCTTGTCAATCGATTACGATTGAgcatttgtaatgtttaagaaaatgTTTTGCATACATTAATGATTTGTGTAATCATAATGTATATGTAGGGTATAAGTAGAATTTGTGGCGTCGTTACAGTGGACATCAATCAAGTCGCTAAACATCTTCTAAATGTTCGCTTAAAAAGTAAACGTCAAGAGGATATATCTTCAAAAAAGCACAATTGCTAAGGACGTTCTTTGCACCAACGGATACATGAAGAATATCTGGCGTTTTTTTCTGTGATTTTTACCTGCATATCCTGTGTATTTTTGACGTACAATGTTGTTATTTTATCAGCTTGAATCTGAAAAATGAAAACTGTTACCCCCTTTTTGATTTGATTGTTTTTATCTTTCAAAGCAGAATcgactgaaaaattaaaaaaaaacatctacatGTAGCTTTTAGAatacttttcattttcttttttttatagaaacgtGTAGAACTTCTAGTAACAAAAATAGATGCACTGTCGTAATTTGGTTCATGTTGATATATTGATTTATGTCTTTTTGATATGTCATGTACTGGAAGTCATCGAACTCTGAATTCCTCCGAAAACCTATTTTGTCCACACCTAATATTTCGAATATTGCAGATTTCTTATACAACTACAGTGCACATCTGTGTTAGTACTGCTTCaaccctttttagctcacctggcccgaaccaagtgagcttttctcatcacttggcgtccgtcgtctgtcgtctgtcgtcgtcgtccgtcgtcgttaacattttacattttgaacttcttctagagaaccactgcatgcaatgaaaccaaacatggcatgaatgttcctaatgaggtgttgaccaagtgttgttactttgtagctgattcatcatccaagatggccgccatcgggggacttagtttatcataggaccctatgggaaatgcatacaaatgacttcttctagagaaccactgaatggaataaaaccaaacatggcatgaatgttccttatgaagtgttgaccaattgttgttactttgtagccgatccatcataaAAAATGGCcgctaggggggggggggcttagtttaacataggaccctatgggaaatgcatacaaaagtcttcttctagagaaccaaggaattgaatgaaatcgaacatagcatgaatagtcctttccttgtgaggtgctggccaagttttgttactttgtagtcaaattttatctgtttttgtaTGATTTCAAAACCCCaggtagagtcaggtgagcgatacaggctcttgagagtttACAATCATTTTCAGCAGCATGCTTAACATGGACACACATTGGTGTATGTGCTGTTTCGAGGTAGCAAGACAGCTGGAAAGTATCCGTTATTGAAACTTCGAAGAACACATTTGTCAAGATGCAATCCTGTTAAGCAGGAATCTTGAACAATTCAGTTTTTTTCGTTATCTttacagagaaaactactccaacaTGTCCAAAACCATTCtgttgtgttgacatgaattatcatcgatactgttatatttataaattaactgtttacaaaattttgaatttttttaaatactaaggctattctacttcaggcatagattacctcagctgtatttggcaacattTTTTGGAagtttggatctcaatgctcttcaactttgtactttagttggcttttcttttccttttaacttttttggattcgagcgtcactgatgagtcttttatcatcaatgttagacgaaacgcgcgtctggcgtatatataaaatttagtcctggtatctatgatgagtttattaattcACACGGTCTACTTTGATATGAAATGAAACGTCTTGAAAAGAGAACGCAATCAGGTTTtttagctttgtttttgacaaagacttTTCCGGTTTCATTTTTTGGctgtataatatataataaaaagtgtCCCCTTTCAAGTATGAACGGGTTGACATTGACACTACATTGATCCTGCATGAATATATCCAAAGACAACAAAGTCTGATATCCAATTTATCATAAATTTACATGACTAGGAAATATAAGAGATTGACCCAAAACTTTCTTTGAaactaaaaatgaaatacaaaccaTTATCAAACtgtattttaacagttaaaaccATTAAGTTTTGTTAACATTAATAAATTTGTCAACTTCCGACACTTTGAATAATGTTTCAATACTTTAAACAACTCAAGACTCTTGGAAACGCTATAAAAATGGGAGTTTCCACTTAATTGTCTGTATTTTAAAGTATGAGCGTGGTTTATTATTATTCAACTCCTGTAAGTGGTTATTGTCTATTAGTTTGGtgcgttttatcatttgatttttgccatttgattagggattttccgttttaaattttcctaaaagttcagtatttttttttggttttctttcTACACGATGACCTAAGAGGAGGACTATTTTCACAATGCACTTTCTGGTGtattttttattgtattaaagtttaatttttctAGGTGATTGCAGTTTCATTCTTctgtttcgaaaaaaaaaatattttacatttcttaaaagaccagttctttttttaaaaaatatatcttgtTCCATTGGCGAAATTATAAAGGATTCTGCTTAATAGATAccattttttcaaatcaatttcatttttttaattgtcagCCCTATTAAAGGTTGGACAGGTAGATGTAGGTGGAGAGGAAAGGTAGTAAATACATTTGtcatcaaattttataattgaaaatgtgAAAGACAAGTTTAAAGTTGTAgggaagaaaagaaaaataaagtacAGTTAGCATATCTGTATTTATAAGCTCACGTGCAATCAAACCCATAAGTTATaccaatttatttttgtttcacaCACAGCTGGGAAATCTTCGAACATTAGGAAATCACGtgtgttttcatattttcaatatatatttgcaGAGCGATAtgtctgaaaatttaaaaatctttaaatatcAAGTTAAATATGATTCTTAAACAACCTAGTGTGGGATGGGTTTTACTCATTTGAAAGGAAGCAAATAGTGCatggtaaacaaaacaaaagctgtTTACATCCAACGACGTAAAAGGAAAGCACATTGGAAGTCTGGTTCTAAGTACACTATGTTTGTTCAATCAAGTGAGCGGATAACAAGTTCTTCAATCGTTTTAGTGTACTCGTTTGTATGTATATAACGtgttctaaaaagtaaaataactgaAAAGTCATTGATAATTAAAGAACATTCTGCATGATTATATGTTTAATTATAGTTAAATTCGCGAACATAGATTATTTTCTAAACATGATAAGTCCGGTCAATAGTATGAATATCCTTTTCCACCGGAACCTCCTCCAGAGCCTCCACCTGACACAACAATAACTGCAGGTCCACTGGAACCACCATATCCATATCCACCACTGGAACCACCATATCCGTATTTTCCACTGGAGCCACCATATCCATATCCACCACTGGAACCACCATATCCATATCCACCACTGGAACCACCATATCCGTATCCACCACTGGAACCACCATATCCATATCCACCACTGGAACCACCATATCCGTATCCACCACTGGAACCACCATATCCGTATTTACCACTGGAACCACCATGTCCATATCCACCACTGGAACCACCATATCCATATCCACCACCACCACCAGCTCCAATTACAGATACAACTCTACCTACTACCAATCCGCCACCACCACCACCTGATCCAAGTCCTCCGCCACATCCGCCCCAACCACAACCACCTCCATACCCAGCACTGTAACCTCCACTGCTTCCACTACCATATCCATAACCTTTGATAATGTAAAATTGTCAATTTCAATTTCTCGGTAATATATTTACTCTCTAAATGATTGATATCAATGGAACAGTCTGCTAGAAAAGTGTGGTGTTACTCATTTACGTCATTACATGTGACATTGTTGGATTAATGCCTATTATCggtaattcgtatattttccctttgattttACTGCTTAATATTTTCTAGTATCAGCGTACTGgcgtaatttttatttttaaattcgtgatactaaactttgaatttttcgaaaaacttagaaTGTTCTTGccccaggaataaattaccttagccctatttggcacaacttttttggaattttggatcctctatgctcttcaactttgtattgtttggatttagaactttttttatatgagcgtcactgaggagtcttatgtagacgaaacgcccgtctggcgtactaaattataatcctggtacttttgataactaattatgatggtatgatacttaacccctaacgggaaagATTGTGCCtttatattcatatgatgaaatcatattctttcagtcaatttaattgaagtctggagctggcatgtcagttaactgctagtagtctgttgttatttatgtactattgtcattttgtttattttctttggttacatcttctgacatcagactcggacttctcttgaactgaattctaaatgtgcgtattgttatgcgtttgcttttctacattggctagaggtatagggggagggttgagatatcattAACATCAggagtcaggagcctttggcctttgttagtcctgtatattttaattttactttcttgtgtacaatttggaaatgagtatggcgtttattatcactgaactagtatatatttgtttaggagccagctgaaggacgtcttcaggtacgggaatttctcgctacattgaagacctgttggtgactttctgctgttgtttttttctatggtcgggtgtcgtctctttgacacattccccatttccattcttaattgtataatgataaaaaataatgggTCATGGGGACTATTTTCACGCtgcaggttgtgcaaaattgacagattttgtacGGATTATGCATGAAAGACCCATTTTTTGCCATAACAGGAAAACTTCACCGTATAATTTGAGATGAGATATGACAAGATACCTGTAATATTATGCTTTCGTATACATGAgacaagaaaaaaagaaagaaaaaagagtTTAGGGGACCCGTTATCTTACGACATAATAAAATAGGTAATTCCTAACACATTGTATCGTAAAagcaattttatttaaatgatctGCACCTACCCTTCAGTTGCCTCACCTTAAGTGGTAAAGTTggaaaaaatgaatcaaacaaaagtattcgggatttttttttttaatgcaaccATAAATATGCTaaaacatgaaattgaaaattcttacacatgtgTAACATTCTCATAAAAATTGcacattttattaaagatctTGAACgattgttttctggtatttcaaagAGGAAGACACCTTATCTACcacaagacaaaacatataaGCCAGTCCATaagaaaaggtacaaaaagtccgtTTGCTAAACTTTATAGGATACGTTATTAAAGTTTGTTATACTATTTTTGAAAACGATTGGAtccgaaaaaaaatgaatatgaaaattcatagaattgtcaattctatcccagAATTTGTCagttaaaacagaaaaaaagacgtagaaatatttgaatattttgtatttgaacaGGCGTCAAATCATTTGTTTCCAGGACTAATTCTATACTGACCAAAAACtcaagattttaatatttttcatcagTTCTACAGTTTTAAAGAAAGTAAGACAACATTTAAGCATgagggaaataaaaaaaaattcaggtcTTCTTGTGTTTTAGAAGTTGAAATGTTAGTTAAGTTAAGTTaggttatttcaattttatatagatCAACCGTCCTTGCACATGATTCGAACCATTGCCTGGTTTGATTGCATTGTTATCAGCATCGTAAGCAAGAGCATAATTCCCACTGCTACTGGTGTTAACATTGTCAATTGTCAAATCTAGACATTTAAACTGATCTtggaaaatgattgaaatatatgaaatagctcattaaaaattttaataagacAAACAGGTGGGGTCAGAACTAGAAGTTGCCTATAGCTTATATATTTAGGATATGAGGAAACGTAAAATCACATGTCTGCTACCAATAagtatgcacactttttagaattttttaaattttacgttTTTAAACTTTTTCACATAGACTAGCTCATATGTTATGCtttataattatctttataaATGCTTTACCTGATTTAACGTCAGGAAATATACCACTGTTTTACACTTTGGAGTtacttttcttgtttttcatcATACAACCGGTACTCGTGAAAAAAAGGcactgacaataaaaaaaaaaacgaataactTAAATACCAACTGACCTCCTTTTCCACCTCCTCCTCCTCCTGCACCCCCTCCTCCTACTACTAATGTCAAGCCTCTGCCGCCGCCACTACCACCGCCGCCATATAGACCATAGCCACTGCCACCACCACCTCCGCCATATTTACCATAGCCGCCTTTTGTGCAATATGCCGCTCCGACCAAACTCAATAGAGTCAAAGTTATCATAGACATGATGACGGAGGTTTGACGATGTTAAACCAGTGTGGTGATAAAACTGCTAAAATCTGTTTTTATACTATTCGATGTTTTGAGAACTACTTTGATCATGATTGATTATTTCTAATCAATTATACTTACTACAGCAATGGTGAATCAACattaatttataacaataatttatcaaataaaaaagtaagattttttttctaaatatatattcttaaatactttttagtccatttttgaTCAAATTATGTCATTGTCAGTAATTgtggaaagaaaaaatataaaaccaaatatttgaaggACGTAGAGGTGTAATCGGGACGGCAAAGTGGTCTTCACGACACTTTATGACTACATTCATATGTGTATTTTTTTAGTGGCAGATTTTTCTATTAGTCAGAATATATGTTACTATAATTTACAAAATCAGTAATTTTGATAAATCACTAACCGGTGAATGTAAATCGTTTCACATGACATGATTTGTTCACACATAGATTAAGGCCTCTCCGTTTTAAATATCATCAGGGTTCGCTCTCCTATGAGTTtacttttcattttgttattatgagaaaaaaattcaGCATATTAAGttcacaaaaatatatacatatataaatcatAATATTATAAATCCAATCTCATTGTTATAAGACGTTCATCAAGTTACCTGATAGTAAGTAACCAATACAAGTGGAGATTAGGGAGGGAACTAATGCTTAAAAACGATagaaaatttgtgaaatttgtacGTTATAAAACGACCTGTAAAATAAGTGATCTTATTTCATTTAAA
Protein-coding sequences here:
- the LOC143051445 gene encoding uncharacterized protein LOC143051445 → MSMITLTLLSLVGAAYCTKGGYGKYGGGGGGSGYGLYGGGGSGGGRGLTLVVGGGGAGGGGGGKGGYGYGSGSSGGYSAGYGGGCGWGGCGGGLGSGGGGGGLVVGRVVSVIGAGGGGGYGYGGSSGGYGHGGSSGKYGYGGSSGGYGYGGSSGGYGYGGSSGGYGYGGSSGGYGYGGSSGGYGYGGSSGKYGYGGSSGGYGYGGSSGPAVIVVSGGGSGGGSGGKGYSYY